ACGCCCTCGGCCATTTCACTCGCCGGGATCCGTCCCTCGGCCATGGCACTGCGGCTGCGAAGCAGCACGCTGAGGCCTTGTGCACGCAGCAGCAGCGTGCCGACAATCGCTGTCAGCACGATCAGCAACACCGTCCAGAGCACCCCGATCAGCGAGCCCACCTGGATCAAAAGGGCGATCTCGATGATCGGCATCAGCAGAAAAGTGATGAAAAAGCCACGGGCCATGGGGATACTTTTGAGCGCGGACGTGGTCTCACAATGGGCGTGTGGGCCGTGCACTTCAAGCCCGCGGCCGTGTAATAACGTGTAAACGGAACCTGCCCGATGACCACCTCGACCCTGACCAAATCAGCCGCCATCGCCCTCGCGCTGTGCCTGGGGCTGGGCTTCTCACTCTGGCAGCGGCAGAGCGACGCCACGAACGACTGGGCCTTCACCGGTCTCGACGGCGAACCCGTGACGCGCGCCAACTACGCGTCCGACAAAGTGCTGATCAATTTCTGGGCGACGTGGTGCCCACCGTGCTTGCGGGAGTTGCCGTTGTTGAGCACCTTGGCGAGTGACACCCCGGACGACGAGTTGCGGGTGCTCGCTGTCGCCTACGACGACCCGAAGAACATTGCCCGTTTTCTCGCCGAGCACCCCGTTTCACTCGATTTCGCGCACGGCTTCGCCGACGTCAAGGCTGCCATGGCCGACTACGGCAACGTGTCGAGCAGCCTGCCGTTCAGCGTGCTACTTGACCGCAACGGCAAGGTGATTGAGAAACACCTGGGCGAGTTGCTGCCGGACACCTTGCCGGCCTTTGTCGCCTCTGGCGAGTGAGAGGCGCTCACTACGACAGCAGCTGATACCGCGGGCAGCCGCTCGCAACTCGCCTGCGCTGCCGCGTCAGCGCAGGTCGGGGTTGATACCGAAGTCGCGCCGTGCCGCCGCAATCGACACCGTGAACCCGGCGACCACGTCGACCAACGACAGCATCAGCAGGATGAAGAACACGGAGTTCCCGGCCGCCTGCACGACAATGAACTCCACCAGGAAGGCAACGAACACCATCATCGAGAGGACATGGTCCACGATGGAGCTGTGCGATGTCCGTGTTGCCTTGAACAGCTCGACGAACAGGATCACTGTTCCGATGATGATCAACACGTCGCCGACATTGA
The Pseudomonadota bacterium genome window above contains:
- a CDS encoding TlpA disulfide reductase family protein codes for the protein MTTSTLTKSAAIALALCLGLGFSLWQRQSDATNDWAFTGLDGEPVTRANYASDKVLINFWATWCPPCLRELPLLSTLASDTPDDELRVLAVAYDDPKNIARFLAEHPVSLDFAHGFADVKAAMADYGNVSSSLPFSVLLDRNGKVIEKHLGELLPDTLPAFVASGE
- a CDS encoding FxsA family protein, producing the protein MARGFFITFLLMPIIEIALLIQVGSLIGVLWTVLLIVLTAIVGTLLLRAQGLSVLLRSRSAMAEGRIPASEMAEGVALAVGGALLLTPGFVTDAIGFCLLVPTTRRALVSWVSKRVVVHTAAAGPTPAGTQNGRGPSPHAPIEGEFSRDD